From the Roseibium sp. HPY-6 genome, one window contains:
- the hflX gene encoding GTPase HflX: MIIEPILQLRGEGGQQDLRGNRSPEARLDEAIGLSAAINLEILHSGVVKVNNPKPGTLFGEGKVSELAGIVASDDLDLVVIDHPLSPVQQRNLERRLHTKVIDRTGLILEIFGDRARTKEGRLQVDLAHLTWQKSRLVRSWTHLERQRGGAGFMGGPGETQIEADRRQIQDRIIALQKQLESVRRTRELHRKKRKKIPQPVVALVGYTNAGKSTLFNRLTESEVFAKDLLFATLDPTLRKVTLPHGKEVILSDTVGFISDLPTHLVAAFRATLEEVLEADLILHIRDIAHPDTDAQAQDVKKTLEELGVDAHTGAPIIEVWNKIDCLDAAYREKLLEEVTDDGSVSVSALTGAGVDQLSARIDAFIAQHDDILSVRLPVSDGALLAKLYQMSEVLERNDTEEFVIADVRVSDKQRGPFRDQFSDFVLPDELDENPE, translated from the coding sequence ATGATCATTGAGCCGATCCTGCAGCTGCGGGGCGAGGGTGGCCAGCAGGATCTGCGCGGCAACCGTAGTCCGGAAGCACGGCTTGACGAGGCTATTGGGCTGAGCGCTGCAATTAATCTGGAAATTCTGCATTCTGGCGTTGTCAAGGTGAACAACCCGAAGCCCGGGACCTTGTTTGGTGAGGGAAAAGTATCCGAACTCGCCGGCATTGTTGCGAGCGATGACCTGGATCTCGTTGTCATCGATCATCCGCTTTCGCCGGTTCAGCAACGCAACCTTGAACGCAGGCTGCATACCAAGGTCATTGACCGGACGGGTCTCATTCTGGAAATTTTCGGCGACAGGGCCCGTACGAAGGAGGGGCGGCTGCAGGTCGATCTTGCCCATCTGACATGGCAGAAAAGCCGCCTTGTCCGGTCTTGGACGCACCTTGAGCGCCAGCGTGGCGGCGCAGGGTTCATGGGCGGGCCTGGGGAAACCCAGATCGAGGCCGACCGCCGCCAGATCCAGGACCGTATCATTGCCCTCCAGAAGCAGCTCGAAAGCGTCAGGCGCACACGCGAACTGCATCGCAAGAAACGCAAGAAAATTCCTCAGCCCGTGGTCGCGTTAGTCGGTTACACGAATGCTGGAAAGTCGACGCTTTTCAACCGGTTGACGGAGTCGGAAGTGTTCGCGAAAGACCTTTTGTTTGCGACACTGGATCCGACCCTTCGCAAGGTGACGCTGCCGCATGGTAAGGAGGTCATTCTTTCAGATACGGTCGGTTTCATTTCCGATCTGCCGACCCACCTTGTCGCCGCGTTTCGCGCCACACTGGAAGAGGTTCTGGAGGCCGACCTCATCCTTCATATCCGCGACATTGCCCATCCGGACACGGATGCACAAGCTCAAGACGTGAAGAAGACGCTTGAAGAGCTTGGTGTGGATGCGCACACCGGCGCGCCTATCATCGAAGTTTGGAACAAGATCGACTGCCTCGACGCGGCATACCGGGAGAAGTTGCTCGAAGAGGTGACGGACGATGGATCGGTTTCCGTCTCCGCTCTCACCGGAGCAGGCGTGGATCAGCTTTCCGCTAGGATCGATGCGTTTATCGCGCAGCATGACGACATCTTGAGTGTCCGGTTGCCCGTTTCCGATGGCGCGCTCCTGGCAAAGCTTTACCAGATGTCCGAAGTGCTTGAGCGAAATGACACGGAAGAATTCGTGATCGCGGACGTGCGGGTCTCAGACAAGCAGCGCGGACCCTTCCGGGACCAGTTTTCGGATTTTGTTCTGCCGGACGAGCTCGACGAAAACCCTGAATAG
- a CDS encoding MFS transporter has product MTLHDDTSEKRNLPVLAGQSTLATAAWMMASPSIVLTFLAVSLGMPVFMVGALVSIRQLASSLTDIFLFDTISRIRNRKLALSLADIALAVCFGATIVAVLFGSKSQTMVVFVVCVFVMGMIDEFQQLLLTDFISDNLASKSRLTLKYVQMALGGAFAVALTWAAHELTLELLPVSRHSIFVAIGITCFTLSACALLAVQDLAPRLTREDTPIRSPLKALSNYFTNVYSMLQNGWFRKFIALRLVFASVVLSVPFFSLISAEAHHTSNRGLTALIISYALGYIVAGPLWGALNSISHRFVMMTSALMIGVAGLTLAILHIYDIDHDVRIHAVAIFIVTVAVRGITAVLSLYYMDIAPKDQRVNGIAVARSFVRLVMIVLSAALAAIAHLHETVWAIIFITFASVIAAIVSVILTEKPQKGKRQ; this is encoded by the coding sequence ATGACCCTTCACGACGACACTTCCGAAAAACGAAATCTGCCGGTACTGGCCGGGCAGAGCACGTTGGCAACTGCAGCCTGGATGATGGCAAGCCCGTCCATTGTCCTCACGTTTCTCGCCGTTTCCCTTGGAATGCCGGTCTTCATGGTGGGCGCGCTTGTGTCCATAAGGCAATTGGCCAGCTCGCTGACCGATATTTTTCTGTTCGACACGATTTCCCGTATCCGAAACCGGAAACTTGCGCTGTCTCTTGCAGACATAGCCCTCGCGGTGTGTTTCGGAGCAACCATCGTCGCCGTGCTCTTTGGCAGCAAATCTCAAACGATGGTTGTTTTTGTCGTCTGCGTCTTCGTGATGGGAATGATCGACGAGTTTCAGCAATTGTTGCTTACGGACTTCATTAGCGACAATCTCGCCTCCAAGTCGAGACTGACGCTCAAATACGTTCAAATGGCATTGGGAGGTGCATTCGCGGTCGCGCTCACCTGGGCCGCGCATGAATTGACACTTGAGCTGCTTCCCGTAAGCCGGCATTCGATTTTCGTCGCAATCGGCATCACGTGCTTCACGCTCTCAGCTTGCGCACTGCTGGCGGTTCAGGATCTGGCACCAAGACTGACACGCGAAGACACACCTATCAGGTCTCCGCTCAAGGCTCTTTCGAACTATTTCACCAACGTCTACAGCATGCTGCAGAATGGCTGGTTCCGGAAGTTCATTGCTTTGAGGCTTGTCTTTGCGAGCGTGGTTCTATCCGTTCCTTTCTTTTCGCTGATTTCGGCCGAGGCGCATCACACTTCGAACAGGGGCCTGACGGCACTTATAATTTCCTATGCTCTCGGATACATCGTTGCAGGACCATTGTGGGGCGCTCTCAACAGCATTTCACATCGCTTCGTGATGATGACAAGCGCTCTGATGATCGGCGTGGCCGGTTTGACGCTCGCGATACTGCACATCTATGACATCGATCATGACGTAAGGATCCATGCAGTCGCGATCTTCATTGTTACAGTCGCGGTCAGAGGTATCACTGCGGTTCTCAGCCTTTACTACATGGATATCGCGCCGAAGGATCAGCGTGTGAACGGGATTGCCGTTGCCCGGTCCTTCGTACGCCTTGTGATGATTGTCCTGTCGGCCGCTCTCGCTGCGATCGCGCATCTTCATGAGACTGTCTGGGCTATAATATTCATCACGTTTGCGAGCGTGATTGCGGCTATCGTCAGTGTGATCCTGACCGAAAAGCCTCAAAAAGGGAAAAGACAATAA
- a CDS encoding GIY-YIG nuclease family protein, translating into MTHFVYILANKPHGAIYVGSARNLRSRIDQHKAGIPGSHTQKYNIKTLVCFEVHSDTREAIQQEHRLKKWRREWKEDLIGRFNPNWKDISDQIPF; encoded by the coding sequence ATGACCCATTTCGTATACATTCTTGCAAACAAACCGCATGGAGCGATCTACGTTGGTTCAGCACGAAACTTGCGGAGTAGGATTGATCAGCACAAAGCGGGGATTCCCGGAAGCCACACGCAGAAATACAATATCAAGACGCTCGTATGTTTCGAGGTACATTCGGATACGCGAGAGGCGATACAACAGGAGCATCGCTTGAAAAAGTGGCGCAGGGAATGGAAGGAAGACCTGATCGGCCGGTTCAATCCGAACTGGAAGGATATCAGTGATCAGATACCGTTTTAG
- the hydA gene encoding dihydropyrimidinase, producing MASKVIKGGTVVTADLSYEADVKIEGGKIVEIGPNLSGDETLDATGCYILPGGIDPHTHLEMPFMGTFSSDNFDSGTRAALAGGTTMVVDFALPSPGQSLLEALQMWDNKSTMAHCDYSFHMAITWWGEQVFNDMQEVVQKKGINTFKHFMAYKGALMVNDDEMYASFQRCAELGALPLVHAENGDVVASLQQKLLAEGHNGPEGHAHSRPPEVEGEATNRAIMIADMAGVPVYIVHTSSEQAHEAIRRARQNGIRAYGEPLIQHLTLDDSEYYHHDWDHSARRVMSPPFRDKKHQDSLWAGLAAGSLQVVATDHCAFTTEQKRTGVGDFTKIPNGTGGLEDRLPMLWTYGVNTGRLTPNEFVAVTSTNIAKILNIYPKKGAVFVGADADLVVWDPEKEKTITAGNQQSAIDYNVFEGKKVKGLPRYTLTRGRVAVVDGTVNHQQGHGEFVPREPFHAVNKALSTWKELTAPRKVERTGIPASGV from the coding sequence ATGGCAAGCAAAGTGATCAAGGGCGGTACGGTTGTCACCGCTGACCTGTCCTATGAAGCCGATGTGAAGATCGAGGGTGGCAAGATCGTCGAGATCGGGCCGAACTTGTCGGGCGACGAGACGCTGGATGCGACCGGTTGTTACATCTTGCCGGGCGGCATCGATCCGCATACGCATCTTGAAATGCCGTTCATGGGCACGTTCTCCTCCGACAATTTCGACAGCGGTACCCGCGCGGCCCTTGCCGGGGGCACCACCATGGTCGTCGACTTTGCCTTGCCCTCACCCGGCCAGTCGCTGCTCGAGGCACTGCAGATGTGGGACAACAAGTCGACGATGGCCCACTGCGACTATTCCTTCCACATGGCGATTACCTGGTGGGGTGAGCAGGTCTTCAACGACATGCAGGAGGTCGTGCAGAAAAAGGGCATCAACACCTTCAAGCACTTCATGGCCTATAAAGGCGCGCTGATGGTGAACGACGACGAGATGTACGCTTCGTTCCAGCGCTGCGCCGAACTCGGCGCCCTGCCCCTCGTCCACGCCGAAAACGGTGACGTGGTCGCCAGCCTTCAGCAGAAACTGCTTGCCGAAGGCCACAACGGTCCGGAAGGTCACGCGCATTCGCGCCCGCCGGAAGTGGAAGGGGAAGCCACCAACCGCGCGATCATGATCGCCGACATGGCCGGCGTCCCGGTCTATATCGTTCACACCTCGTCCGAGCAGGCGCATGAAGCCATCCGCCGCGCACGCCAGAACGGCATTCGCGCCTATGGCGAGCCGCTCATCCAGCACCTGACACTGGACGATAGCGAGTATTACCATCACGACTGGGACCATTCCGCGCGCCGCGTGATGTCGCCTCCCTTCCGGGACAAGAAACACCAGGACTCGCTTTGGGCCGGTCTGGCCGCAGGCTCGCTCCAGGTCGTTGCAACTGATCACTGCGCTTTCACCACCGAGCAGAAGCGCACTGGCGTCGGCGATTTTACCAAGATCCCGAATGGCACGGGCGGCCTCGAAGACAGGCTGCCGATGCTGTGGACCTATGGCGTCAACACCGGTCGGCTGACGCCAAATGAGTTTGTTGCCGTCACCTCAACCAACATTGCAAAGATTCTCAATATCTACCCGAAAAAAGGTGCTGTTTTTGTCGGAGCGGATGCGGATCTGGTCGTGTGGGACCCGGAAAAGGAAAAGACGATCACGGCGGGCAATCAGCAGTCGGCGATCGACTACAACGTCTTTGAGGGCAAGAAGGTCAAGGGCCTGCCGCGCTACACGCTCACCCGTGGCCGCGTCGCCGTTGTGGATGGCACGGTCAACCACCAGCAGGGCCACGGCGAGTTCGTCCCGCGCGAGCCGTTCCACGCGGTCAACAAGGCGCTCAGCACATGGAAGGAACTCACCGCTCCGCGCAAGGTGGAACGGACCGGCATTCCGGCCAGCGGCGTTTGA
- the hfq gene encoding RNA chaperone Hfq, whose protein sequence is MMAERAQNLQDTFLNHVRKQKTPLTIFLINGVKLQGVVTWFDNFCVLLRRDGHSQLVYKHAISTIMPNGPVQLFDQAEENAEKAG, encoded by the coding sequence CTGATGGCTGAGCGCGCACAAAATCTCCAAGACACTTTCCTTAATCACGTTCGTAAACAAAAAACTCCTCTGACAATTTTTCTCATCAACGGTGTGAAATTGCAGGGTGTCGTGACCTGGTTTGACAATTTTTGTGTCCTCCTACGGCGCGACGGTCATTCCCAGCTCGTTTACAAGCATGCGATTTCCACAATTATGCCAAACGGTCCTGTTCAACTGTTCGATCAGGCTGAGGAAAACGCTGAAAAGGCTGGCTGA
- a CDS encoding ABC transporter permease encodes MTPATVSKRRFDMPALLAWFIVAMVIVGLFSRIFEPDLGVMDVPRLSICLVILGIAAVRYELGFMRNWIGDLILGLVTAIAAWLLIGAASRYEGEAALGFWALTAATWAASWLFVERLAIWRTASPIATRLVNLAIPALFGVAILLLWEVIVTGAGVPKVLLPAPSEIWVRLATSVPTLWADFQQTFLKAVLAGYAMGCGSAFVIAILVDRVPFLRRGLLPIGNLVSALPIIGVAPIMVMWFGFDWPSKAAVVVIMTFFPMLVNTVSGLAASDAMQRDLMRTYASNYWQTLFKLRLPMAMPFIFNALKINSTLALIGAIVAEFFGTPIVGMGFRISTEVGRMNVDMVWAEIAIAALAGSLFYGIIALLERAVTFWHPSIRG; translated from the coding sequence ATGACACCGGCAACAGTCTCCAAGCGGCGTTTCGATATGCCCGCCCTCCTCGCCTGGTTCATCGTCGCAATGGTCATTGTCGGCCTGTTCAGCCGTATCTTCGAACCAGATCTCGGTGTTATGGATGTTCCACGCCTGTCGATTTGCCTGGTGATCCTCGGCATTGCCGCAGTCCGGTATGAGCTCGGCTTCATGCGTAACTGGATCGGAGATCTGATCCTCGGGCTCGTGACAGCGATCGCCGCCTGGCTATTGATCGGCGCTGCGTCCAGATATGAAGGTGAAGCAGCGCTGGGCTTCTGGGCACTGACCGCCGCAACGTGGGCCGCCTCGTGGCTATTTGTCGAAAGGCTGGCGATCTGGAGAACCGCCTCGCCGATTGCAACGCGGCTTGTCAATCTTGCCATCCCTGCCCTCTTCGGCGTCGCTATCCTGCTTCTTTGGGAAGTGATCGTCACCGGCGCCGGCGTCCCGAAGGTTCTTCTCCCGGCACCGTCGGAAATCTGGGTGCGTCTGGCCACGTCGGTACCGACTCTCTGGGCAGACTTTCAGCAAACCTTCCTGAAAGCCGTTCTGGCTGGTTACGCCATGGGCTGCGGGTCAGCTTTTGTCATAGCCATTCTCGTTGATCGCGTGCCGTTCCTCCGCCGCGGTCTTCTCCCCATCGGCAACCTCGTTTCGGCCCTTCCGATTATCGGCGTCGCGCCGATCATGGTCATGTGGTTCGGATTCGACTGGCCATCCAAAGCCGCCGTCGTCGTGATCATGACCTTTTTCCCGATGCTCGTGAACACGGTTTCGGGACTGGCGGCGTCCGATGCAATGCAGCGCGACCTGATGCGGACTTACGCCTCGAATTACTGGCAGACCCTTTTTAAATTGCGGCTGCCGATGGCAATGCCGTTTATTTTCAACGCGTTGAAAATCAATTCCACCCTTGCGCTTATTGGCGCTATCGTTGCCGAGTTCTTTGGAACGCCGATTGTCGGCATGGGTTTCCGCATCTCCACGGAAGTCGGCCGCATGAATGTGGATATGGTCTGGGCGGAGATAGCGATCGCGGCGCTCGCCGGCTCGCTCTTTTATGGCATTATCGCGCTCCTTGAACGGGCCGTTACCTTCTGGCATCCGTCGATCCGGGGATAG
- a CDS encoding D-amino-acid transaminase: MSRIAYVNGQYVRHADAAVHVEDRGYQFADGVYEVCEVWRGKIVDMPRHLDRLGRSLGELKIDWPISRSAVEFVLRQVIRRNRVVNGLVYIQVTRGVAKRDHFFPSEDVAPSIVVTAKSTNPLAAETQAEKGIAVVSYPENRWPRVDIKTVALLPNVLAKQHAKENGGKEAWYTDQDGNVTEGGSTNAWIVTKDGALVTRPAESGILRGITRAVVLDLVQREGLTFEERPFSLEEAFEAKEAFVTAASTLVMPVTRVDGKIIGNGHPGSVATRLRELFHTATDLQTA, encoded by the coding sequence ATGAGCCGGATCGCCTATGTCAACGGCCAGTATGTGCGGCACGCCGATGCTGCGGTGCACGTGGAAGATCGCGGGTACCAGTTCGCCGATGGTGTCTATGAAGTCTGCGAAGTCTGGCGCGGCAAGATTGTCGACATGCCAAGACATCTGGACCGCCTCGGCAGATCCTTGGGCGAACTTAAGATTGACTGGCCGATCTCACGCAGCGCAGTGGAGTTCGTGCTGCGGCAGGTTATACGGCGCAATCGGGTTGTAAACGGGCTTGTTTATATTCAGGTGACACGCGGTGTTGCCAAGCGGGACCACTTTTTCCCATCTGAAGACGTTGCGCCCTCTATTGTTGTCACGGCGAAGTCGACAAATCCGCTCGCGGCTGAAACGCAAGCTGAAAAGGGAATTGCCGTCGTAAGCTATCCGGAAAACAGATGGCCTCGCGTAGATATCAAGACAGTGGCACTTTTACCAAATGTGCTGGCCAAACAGCATGCAAAGGAAAACGGCGGCAAGGAAGCGTGGTACACCGATCAGGACGGCAACGTCACTGAAGGTGGGTCGACCAACGCATGGATTGTGACGAAGGACGGGGCGCTTGTGACGCGGCCGGCAGAAAGCGGGATCCTTCGCGGCATAACCCGCGCTGTTGTGCTTGACCTGGTTCAAAGAGAAGGGCTGACCTTTGAAGAAAGGCCATTTAGTCTGGAAGAAGCCTTTGAAGCTAAGGAAGCATTTGTCACCGCTGCGTCAACTTTGGTAATGCCGGTAACGCGGGTTGATGGCAAAATTATCGGCAACGGGCACCCGGGATCTGTCGCAACCCGATTGCGCGAACTGTTCCATACTGCTACTGATTTGCAGACGGCATGA
- a CDS encoding ABC transporter ATP-binding protein, with protein sequence MKEQSKRVIDIDKLSLTFQTNDGPVHALSDIDLKIDEGDFVSFIGPSGCGKTTLLRVIADLEQPTAGSITVNGVSPQEARLNRAYGYVFQAAALYPWRTISKNVALPLEIMGLSRAEQQERISRNMELVNLAGFEQKYPWQLSGGMQQRASIARALAVEPDLLLMDEPFGALDEIVRDHLNEQLLQLWAKTNKTVVFVTHSIPEAVFLSTKIVVLCPRPGRIYDVIESDLPRERNLDIRESPEFLKIAHRVRDGLRAGHSYED encoded by the coding sequence ATGAAGGAACAGTCTAAGCGTGTCATCGACATAGACAAGCTGTCGCTGACCTTTCAGACCAATGACGGACCGGTTCATGCGCTTTCGGATATCGATCTGAAGATAGACGAAGGCGACTTCGTTTCCTTCATCGGCCCGTCAGGATGCGGAAAGACGACGCTGCTGCGCGTCATTGCCGACTTGGAACAACCGACAGCGGGGTCGATCACGGTCAACGGCGTTTCACCCCAGGAAGCCCGTCTCAACCGGGCCTATGGATACGTCTTTCAGGCGGCTGCGCTTTATCCCTGGCGCACGATTTCAAAAAATGTCGCTCTGCCGCTGGAAATCATGGGGCTCTCCAGGGCCGAACAGCAGGAGCGCATTTCGCGCAACATGGAGCTGGTCAATCTTGCCGGCTTTGAGCAGAAGTATCCCTGGCAGCTTTCCGGCGGAATGCAGCAACGCGCCTCTATCGCCCGCGCGCTTGCGGTCGAACCGGATCTCCTCCTGATGGACGAGCCCTTCGGTGCGCTTGACGAAATTGTCCGCGATCACCTTAACGAACAACTCCTTCAGCTCTGGGCGAAGACCAACAAGACCGTTGTCTTCGTTACCCACTCCATCCCGGAAGCCGTGTTCCTCTCTACCAAGATCGTCGTGCTCTGCCCGCGCCCGGGCCGCATCTACGACGTCATCGAGAGCGACCTGCCGCGCGAGCGGAACCTGGACATCCGCGAGTCCCCCGAGTTCCTGAAAATTGCACACAGGGTCCGAGATGGGCTCAGGGCCGGGCATTCCTATGAGGATTGA
- the mazG gene encoding nucleoside triphosphate pyrophosphohydrolase — MTPSRDIARLIEIMAALRTPVTGCPWDLVQTFATIAPFTLEEAYEVADAIAKNDMLDLREELGDLLLQVVYHARMAEEEDHFDFGDVVEGVTKKMIRRHPHVFGDEHGDKPELVKGIWERIKAEEKAEKRAERQALGLEDGTNGFLDDVPTAFPALQEADKLQRRASKVGFDWNDARLVLDKIREETHELDEELSKADPDKDRIEDELGDTLFALANLARHLDIDPEEALRRTNRKFRSRFRAIEEHAVETGTTLESMSLEQMEATWQSAKNNQK; from the coding sequence ATGACCCCCAGCCGCGACATTGCACGCCTTATCGAAATCATGGCAGCCCTGCGAACACCCGTCACAGGATGCCCCTGGGATCTGGTACAGACGTTTGCGACGATCGCGCCCTTTACCCTGGAGGAGGCGTACGAGGTCGCTGACGCCATTGCCAAGAACGACATGCTCGATCTTCGCGAGGAGCTGGGTGACCTGCTTCTCCAGGTCGTCTATCACGCCCGCATGGCCGAAGAAGAAGACCACTTCGATTTCGGCGACGTTGTGGAAGGTGTCACAAAGAAGATGATCCGCCGGCATCCACACGTGTTTGGAGACGAACACGGTGACAAGCCAGAGCTCGTGAAAGGCATTTGGGAGCGCATAAAAGCAGAAGAAAAGGCGGAAAAACGCGCCGAAAGACAAGCACTGGGTCTGGAAGACGGAACAAATGGGTTCCTGGATGATGTTCCGACGGCCTTCCCTGCGCTTCAGGAAGCGGACAAGCTGCAACGCCGCGCTTCCAAGGTCGGTTTTGACTGGAACGATGCCCGGCTGGTGCTCGACAAAATTCGCGAAGAGACGCACGAACTTGACGAGGAGCTCTCAAAGGCCGACCCGGACAAAGACCGTATCGAAGACGAACTCGGCGATACGCTCTTTGCGCTTGCCAATCTGGCGCGGCATCTTGATATCGATCCTGAGGAAGCGCTCAGGCGCACGAACAGAAAGTTCAGAAGCAGATTTCGCGCCATTGAAGAACATGCCGTGGAGACGGGGACAACTCTGGAAAGCATGAGCCTGGAGCAAATGGAAGCAACCTGGCAAAGCGCAAAAAACAATCAAAAGTAG
- a CDS encoding ABC transporter permease: MSGTVGPVTVVVLAILAIWYIAAAALNTPFQQEMYERAGQEHVQFTQLIADTWAQERPVLPAPHQVIIEIWNTTVEKKITSKRSLVYHSSITLSSTLLGFLIGTTLGILLAVGIVHSRVLDKSLMPWIISSQTIPILAIAPMIIVVLNAIGVSGLLPKAMISTYLSFFPVTVGMVKGLRSPEVIHMDLMHTYSATRIQAFWKLRLPYAVPFLFTSMKIGMAASLVGAIVGELPTGAVAGLGARLLAGSYYGQTIQIWSALIVAAFLAGSLVALIGIMEKVTLKRMGMAQ, translated from the coding sequence ATGTCCGGCACAGTCGGGCCGGTTACCGTGGTCGTTCTGGCCATCCTGGCGATCTGGTACATCGCGGCGGCTGCACTCAATACGCCGTTCCAGCAGGAAATGTATGAGCGTGCCGGGCAGGAACACGTCCAGTTCACCCAGCTCATTGCCGATACCTGGGCCCAGGAACGGCCGGTTCTGCCGGCACCGCACCAGGTCATTATCGAGATCTGGAACACCACTGTGGAGAAAAAGATCACGTCCAAGCGCTCACTGGTCTATCACAGCAGCATAACCCTCTCCTCAACGCTGCTCGGCTTTTTGATCGGAACGACGCTGGGCATTTTGCTCGCCGTTGGCATCGTGCACTCGCGTGTCCTCGACAAGTCATTGATGCCCTGGATCATTTCCTCGCAAACGATACCGATCCTGGCAATCGCCCCGATGATCATCGTGGTCCTCAACGCCATCGGCGTTTCCGGGTTGTTGCCCAAAGCAATGATTTCGACCTACCTGTCGTTCTTTCCGGTCACCGTTGGGATGGTCAAGGGCCTGAGATCACCGGAAGTCATCCACATGGACCTGATGCACACCTACTCCGCAACGCGGATCCAGGCCTTTTGGAAACTGCGCCTGCCCTACGCGGTACCTTTTTTGTTCACCTCCATGAAAATCGGCATGGCGGCCTCGCTCGTCGGGGCTATCGTCGGGGAGCTTCCGACAGGTGCTGTGGCAGGACTGGGCGCGCGCTTGCTGGCGGGCTCTTACTACGGCCAGACAATCCAGATCTGGTCCGCGCTCATCGTGGCCGCATTCCTGGCTGGCTCGCTCGTGGCACTGATCGGCATCATGGAAAAGGTCACGCTCAAACGGATGGGGATGGCGCAATGA
- a CDS encoding GNAT family N-acetyltransferase: MRIEPVQQYEIRKANRGDMPACGRILNDWIDETPWMPRVNSHEDVVRHHCEFVFENRTVFIADVLKTVTGFAATSSDGFVTGLYLAKDARGKGIGRSLLERLKEENPDGLKLWTFVANARGRKFYEREGFNEVRRTSGENEEKLPDILFAWRPECKDPDHGSDGSLTRKHSVDAV; this comes from the coding sequence ATGAGGATTGAACCAGTCCAACAGTATGAGATCCGCAAAGCGAACCGCGGCGACATGCCAGCTTGTGGCCGGATCCTGAACGACTGGATTGATGAAACGCCATGGATGCCGCGCGTCAATTCGCATGAAGATGTTGTCCGACATCATTGTGAATTCGTTTTCGAGAACCGCACTGTTTTCATCGCCGACGTTTTGAAAACCGTCACGGGTTTTGCTGCAACCAGTTCCGACGGCTTTGTCACGGGTCTTTATCTGGCCAAGGATGCAAGAGGAAAAGGCATTGGCCGATCACTCCTCGAGCGACTGAAGGAAGAGAACCCCGACGGGCTCAAGCTATGGACCTTCGTTGCAAACGCAAGGGGTAGAAAGTTCTATGAAAGAGAAGGCTTCAACGAAGTGAGGCGCACTTCCGGGGAAAACGAAGAGAAGCTGCCGGACATTTTGTTTGCCTGGAGACCGGAATGCAAAGACCCCGATCACGGCAGCGACGGCAGTTTGACAAGGAAACACTCGGTCGATGCAGTTTGA